One window of Falco cherrug isolate bFalChe1 chromosome W, bFalChe1.pri, whole genome shotgun sequence genomic DNA carries:
- the LOC129734597 gene encoding heat shock factor protein 5-like, with protein sequence MQSSYEAELMPSDWLCNTSEENKKAEVSLEAMFQVAAEVHSSCKAEKVGVAPVESQNSILELNGNQALPVNSYAPSSTEESQLERLTPVTSDTSFLVAADGALDLSPLQPSDILCAADTTLSIETAAAAKILQELLTTQEADEERSKEPHHRAAEFSLMIFQEELFSPEQENTSVKSESRTAETEERQFTSGAEPVNESVGQTDSSVKSFSRKRRGSDTGNSLGKKDSTFSQRLRRQLL encoded by the exons ATGCAGTCATCTTATGAAGCTGAACTGATGCCGTCTGACTGGCTATGTAAtacatctgaagaaaacaagaaggcagaagtCAGTCTTGAAGCCATGTTTCAGGTTGCCGCTGAGGTGCATTCAtcatgcaaagctgaaaaggtgGGAGTGGCACCTGTAGAGAGCCAGAATTCAATCCTGGAGCTTAATGGAAATCAGGCACTGCCTGTTAATAGTTACGCACCTTCTTCAACTGAGGAAAGCCAGCTGGAACGTCTCACTCCTGTAACTTCAGACACGTCATTTCTGGTGGCAGCAGATGGAGCACTGGATTTGTCTCCATTGCAGCCTTCTGACATTCTTTGTGCTGCCGATACCACTCTGTCTatagaaactgctgctgctgctaaaatactACAAGAACTTCTGACCACACAGGAAGCAGATGAAGAACGGAGCAAAGAACCACATCACCGCGCAGCTGAGTTCTCCCTCatgatttttcaggaagaattgtTCAGTCCAGAGCAG gagaatacTAGTGTTAAAAGTGAATCCAGGACAGCGGAGACAGAAGAGAGGCAATTCACTTCAGGAGCTGAGCCTGTGAATGAATCTGTAGGACAGACAGattcatctgtaaaatctttCTCCAGGAAAAGACGCGGTTCAGACACAGGCAACTCTCTCGGTAAGAAAGATTCTACATTTTCTCAGAGATTACGGCGACAGCTACTCTGA